GTAAAATGTATTAGGCAATAAAATAGCGGGTGCAATATAATAAATTCCCTCATTATAATTGACCAATAATTCCCTTATGCAAGGGAGCAGTGTTACCGCTCTGATTGACCAATCAGGTGATAGTGAATTATAAAAATATAAATGCGTAATATGAGTACGACACTAGAGATTGCTATTTTTCTTTCTATGAATGGCATGGCACAAGAGGCCATATATTTCTACAAAAAGTATTTCAATGCACAAGAACTATTACTTGTGACTTACAAGGATATCGCAAAAAGAGACCCCTCAATACAAATTACCAATGAAAATGAAAATTATATTGCCCATTCTGTTCTATCAATTGGAAAAACCAAAGTAATGATTGCAGAAAACATAATGGACATTAATGAAAAATATAAAGTTGGTAATAATACATCATTATGTATTCAAAGTGCCGATTTAAAAGAAATTGCGTTTTTTTATAAAAGTTTAATTACTGATAATAGAGTTAGGGTTATAGTTCCATTATCTAAAAATGTGTTTAGCGAGGCATATGGGGAAGTGTTCAATTAACTGTGTCAGTTTCGGGCTTCACGTCAACTCAGATTTGACTCTTCCAGGAAAAAAGATGTCTATCTGAGATATGGTCAGTGCCCAGTTTCTGAGCGGCATAGTCCATTTATCCTCCATCTTCTTGATAGCGCAATATACTGATTTATACAAAGCATTGACACTGGTAAATGCCCCTTTTGTTTTGGTAAACTGTCTAATTTGTCTATGGAGGCTTTCTATTGGATTGGTCGTATAAATTAGCCTTCTGACAGGATCTGAATATTTAAAGTAACCAGACAAATGCTCCCAGTTGTTTTGCCAAGATTTGATAACCATTGGATACTTTTCTCCCCATTTTTCTTCTAATTCCAATAGATAATGTTCTGCAACTTCCTTATTTGAAGCTTGATATACTTGCTTTAAATCAGTTAAAAAACGTTTTACATCTTTGCTAGCTACATACTTGATGGAATTGCGTATCTGGTGTACTACACAGACCTGCACCTGTGCATTGGGAAAAGCGTTATTAATGGCTGCAGGGAAGCTTTTTAGTCCATCAACACAGGCAATAAGGATATCTTCTACACCCCTTGCCTTAAGCTCGTTGAGTACACCTAACCAGAAATTAGCTCCCTCACTTTCAGATAAATAGAAGCCTAACACTTCTTTTTTACCCTCTTGATCTATGCCTAATAAGGTATACAGACATTTACTTACACATTTCCCATCTTCTTTAACCTTAAAAAACATACCATCCATAAAAACTATGGGGTAGACCGATTGAAGAGGACGGTTACGCCATTCATTTATTACTGGCAATAAGCTATCTGTAATAGCCGATATTTCAGCAGCTGATACTTTATGATCATAGATTTCTTCAATATGAGCGGCTATAGACTTATAGCTCATACCACTAGAAAACATGCTTAAAATCTTGGTTTCCAGTTCAGGATGAAGATTTGTTTGACGCTTTTTAACTATTTGTGGATCGAAACTACCTGTTCTATCTCTAGGGGTTACCAAGTCAAAGGAACCAGAGCTTGTACGAAAAGTTTTACAACTTTTACCATTCCTTCGATTATTTACTATCCTCTCACTAGACAAATGATGGGCCATCTCACCTTCTAGACTCGCCTCTAGAAGCTTTTTTATCAGAGGGGTTAATGCCCCACCTTTGCCTGTCAATGGCTTACCTAAACGGATAGAGGACAAAATGTTTTCCTCCAAATCTTTATAATCTACTAAACCAACGTAATCATTGTTCATATGCTCTTCCATGTCTAAAAACCTTTAGTCGTTAATTATTTAATTTATAACTCTTTTAGGAATTGACACAGTTCATCGAACACTTCCTCCACATCTCAATCAAAATAAACCTTAACAACGAAATATTTTTATCACAAAAAATTTGCTTATTAACATAGTGCGTGTAAATATTATTTAGGTTGTATATTTCCTTAGATTTTAACGCTTAAACACAAAGACCCATTTATTAGGATAAATTTTTATAAATTTTGTTTCCTACTTTTTCCCATTTGCTAGCCCCCATTTTTTAAATACCTAAGCTAGACATTCATAGGTTTTTGATAATTAATGCTAGAATGAAATCTTTGATAATTATACTTGGTAATGTAACTGTTAATTCCCGCTTTTAGCGCTTTAATATTTTTAAAATCATTTATAATGATGCAATTATATTTTAGCGTTCTAAAAAATCTTTCCATCACAATATTATCAATACTTCTACCCCTGCCATTCATGGAGATTTTAATATTATGATTTTTTAATGGCTTTACTATGCCAGTTATAATAGCTGAATTGATTGTATATATATCGATAACCATATTCGGGGTGTTCCCTATAAACTGAATCTGTTTTTTTAAAAAATCTGAATTACAATTATATTTGTAATATATTAAAGAGCGATTTATCGATAATAACACACATTGTCTTGCCTTGGGTAAGTTGGGAAGCTTGGATCTGACAAGACTTTTCTTACTTAATAAATCCAAGCTCTTTAGCTTTCCCACTACCCAATCTCGCTCAACTGTAGCCTTGCCTAAGGCTTTAGCAAAGTTCATCATTTTGATGCTTAAGAGTCTGTATTTCATCCTTATAAACGCTAACAACTTTGGATGGATCAAAGGCTACTGAAGCATTTTCTAAAAACTGACGTTTCCAATTTTGAATAGTTTTACTAGTGACACCATACTTGGACGATAACTAAACTAGCGTTAAATCTTCTTTTAGTAAAGCTAATATTATTTTAGTCTTTTCTTCCGAACTAAAATTTCTAATCTTATTTCTGACCATTTGATAACTGTATTTTACACATGATTAAACTAAAATATACAGAAACAAATTATCATTTTTTTTGTCCGATTTTTTCAGTCCATTATACTTTATGTTCATTCAAGCCCGATGGTCCAACTAACTTTTGGATAGACTTTTACCTATTTTTTTTAGATTTTTATTTGGTATTGCAACGGCCTGGGTATATGGATTTAAGGATATTTCTAATTTTATCATAAGCCTCCTCGAGTTCGGAGGTGTTTGTTGAATAAGGTGGTAATAGATAAACAGAATTACCAAGAGGTCTGATTAAAAGTCCCTGTTCTAAGCATTTTCTTTTTAAGGTTTGTGCCTCATGAACATCAAACGCTGCTATTGTACCAGTGACACGTCTTTGTCTTGCTGGTAAATCTGCTAAGCCTTTTCTATGTGCATTATTGATTGCCTGAATGGATTCCATAGTACTTTGTTTAAGTAATAAGTCTAAGGAAGCAAGTGCTGCTGCACAACCTAAAGGATTGGCAGTATAAGAATGACCATGAGCAAAAGCTTTGTTGAATTTCTCGTCCAAAAACGCTGAATAAACTTTCTCAGTAGTAACTGTTAAAGCAAGCGGTAAAAAGCCTCCTGTTAATCCTTTAGCAAGACATAAAAAATCGGGTATAATTTTAACTTGTTCAAAAGAGAAGTAAGTACCAGTACGTCCAAAACCAGTCATTACCTCATCAAAAATTACCAAAATTTCATACCTACGTACTAAACTAACCACTTTTTTAACAAACTCTGGACGACACATTTTCATCCCGTTTGCTCCCTGTATTAAACGTTCTACAATTAATGCAGCAATTTTATCAGCACTATTATTTAAGTGGTGCTCTAGTGCTGTAAGTGCATAAGTTTCCTTATTCTGTATTTCTTCATCTCGATCCCAAGTTTCAGGAAAAGGAATTGTCAAAACCGAGAAAAATAAATCTGAGAATATATCATGAAAACCAGATTTTAAACCTATACTCATTGCACCAAATGTATCGCCATGATATCCACCATTAAAACTTAAAAATATAGTTCTTTTAAGATCACCCTGGTTGCGCCAGTACTGGTAAGCCATTTTTAGTGCTACTTCAACGGCAGTAGAACCATTATCTGAAAAAAAGAACTTAGAGAGCCCTGGTAATAAAGAATGTAATTTTTCACAAAGTTTGACAGCAGGCTCATGGGTAAATCCAGCAAAAATCACATGTTCTAGACTGATACTTTGGTTATATATAGCTTTAGCAATATCAGGATGCGCATGACCATGTAGATTTACCCACCAACTAGAGATGAGATCTAGATATGGCTTGTTTTGCTCATCATAAATATATGATCCATATGCTCTTTTAATTGCAATTCGATGTTCAGCTATCTTTTCTTGTGTAAATGGATGCCATATAATTTTTTTATCACGCTCATTTAGATTCATATAATATTAAAAATTGTTTGTAATTCAACTAAAAATGGAACTTTTATTAAGTTCTCTTTGCTTATATGCTGCAGTGTAGGAATTGATGCTAATACCTTCACTTTACCATAAAATTCTATTGCTTTAAGATTATCCTTATTATATTGCCCATTTAAAATTATCCCTAGTATGCTGATATTTCTTGCACGTAATGCTTCTAAACTTAGTAATGTATGATTAATTGTACCGATCGTAGACCGAGCAACTAAGATTACTGGTGTAGCACACTTCTTAATTAGATCGACCATAAATATAGTCTCATTAATTGGAACAAGAATTCCTCCAGCCCCTTCTATAATTAAGTTGCTTACTTTAGGTAAAGTTATCTCTTCGATATCAATCTTCCTGCATTCAATTGATGCTGCCAAATGAGGGGATGATTCTTTTTCAAAAAGAAAATCTTCTTTATAAACATTAGTACCTGTTAACTTATTCACTTCATGACTATCTGTACCTAAAGTACTTCCGGTTTGAATAGGTTTGAAATAATGGTAACCAGTATGTAAGCAAAGCCAGCTACTTATAATAGTCTTACCAACATCTGTATCTGTTCCTGTTACAAATATTTTCATTTGCTTAAAATTCCAAAAAATACTTTGTAGGTGATGTTAATTTTATCTGTATAAGTTTTAATAATCTTCTTTAAATCACTTACCAGAATTTGCTGGTTGCTATAGTTTGCTCCTAAATTATTTAGGTATTTTATAAAGCTACTTGAGTTTGAAAATGCTAGATGAAATTCCTGTGAATTGAAAAAGCACTTACTTGGGGTTAAGGAAAGTAAATAATCCTCTAATGCTTGTCTAGATGGGTACTGATGGGTTGGTGTAGGTAGTGAGGACTCTATAAAAATTTTAGACCATTCACTAAATGTACCATCCAGTAGAGACGAAAAAGCAAAAATACGTGAGTGTTCATAAAACTTTTTTATTACTTTATTATGGTCGTTTACCCATTGAAGTGCTAGATTCGAGATAACAAGATCATGAAAATCAAAATTCTGTATTTCCATATCACCTAAAATAAATTCGACTTTTTTATTTTCCAGTTTCTTTTTTGCTTGAGCAAGCATATTGGGTGATAGGTCATTTATAGTGAATTGGCTTTCAGGAAAATAACAAGACAATATTTTTGGAATATATCCAGTACCTGTACCCAGGTCTAAAATAGAATCTGGATAGAACGTAGCAGCGTACTTTTTTAAATAATTAACCAGCTCTATGGCACATTTTTTTTGAATTGAAGCAACAGAATCATAGGATGAGCTTGCTCTGTCAAAATTACTCTTTATGTGTGCTTTCTGAAATACCATCTACAAAACTTATAATTTGTTCATGTACAAAATGACGTCCATATAAGCCTAAGGAATGATAACCTTCATTGTGCACTACAACCCTAACGTACTTACTAAAATTGTCAAATACAAGCTCTGTAGGTACAATCGTATCATTTTTTGAACCTATTATTAATAGTGGTATATCCGGCAAAGGATATGCTGCAGTCAGCAACTCTAAATCTTTCATTAATTTAATTTTATTAAGACAGTTAGAAATGTCATAATTTATGCCACAACGTTTATGGAAAGATGCTAGCGTATCTATGGGGGTTATCTGAAAGTGCTTTATCATTGTTTTAAGTTCTAATTTTCTTTTTTTATGTAATTCTGAATCAAATCCTAAAAAATTAATAAAAGCGTGTATCCCAATAAGAGCTGTGAATTTTACCTTTAATGAGATTAATTTTATAAATCCAAGAGAATGGCCAACACCAATCAGTGTATTGTTACTTGGTAATCTTAAGTTTTCTTTTCCAAAATAACCAAGGTCTAAGCAATAGCAGCAAAGATTTGAAAAATATTCTTTTATAAGAGGCTCAAAAAACTTGTGGTCAAATCCCCAACCGTGACAAAATATAAAGCAGGGTTTCATATCTTCTTAAGAGCATCTATTAAATGATCTAAGTGGATCTCAGTGTGACTTACATTAAGTGCAATCCGTAATCTTGCTGTACCAGGAGGAACAGTAGGTGGACGTATAACAGAAACAATCAATCCGTGTTTTAAAAGCTTTGCTTTCGCATGGATTGTACTAGTTTCATTACCTAGAATGATTGGTATAATATGTGTAACCGAATTACCTATATTAAATCCAAGTCTTTGTAGATTATTCCTCAACTTTTCGGCCTTACAAGCTAAAGCTTGACGTTGATCAGTGAGATCTTTTATTAAGTCCCAAGCCTTAGCTGCTGCACCAATTATCATTGGCGAAAGAGAAGTTGAGTAGATAAACCCTGAACATTTGTTGATAAGGTAATGCTTTATAATATTAGAGCAACAAACATATGCTCCGAAGCACCCCAACGCTTTACTAAAAGTACCTAAAACTAAGTGGGGAATTTCATTAAG
The nucleotide sequence above comes from Cardinium endosymbiont of Sogatella furcifera. Encoded proteins:
- the bioA gene encoding adenosylmethionine--8-amino-7-oxononanoate transaminase yields the protein MNLNERDKKIIWHPFTQEKIAEHRIAIKRAYGSYIYDEQNKPYLDLISSWWVNLHGHAHPDIAKAIYNQSISLEHVIFAGFTHEPAVKLCEKLHSLLPGLSKFFFSDNGSTAVEVALKMAYQYWRNQGDLKRTIFLSFNGGYHGDTFGAMSIGLKSGFHDIFSDLFFSVLTIPFPETWDRDEEIQNKETYALTALEHHLNNSADKIAALIVERLIQGANGMKMCRPEFVKKVVSLVRRYEILVIFDEVMTGFGRTGTYFSFEQVKIIPDFLCLAKGLTGGFLPLALTVTTEKVYSAFLDEKFNKAFAHGHSYTANPLGCAAALASLDLLLKQSTMESIQAINNAHRKGLADLPARQRRVTGTIAAFDVHEAQTLKRKCLEQGLLIRPLGNSVYLLPPYSTNTSELEEAYDKIRNILKSIYPGRCNTK
- a CDS encoding VOC family protein, producing the protein MSTTLEIAIFLSMNGMAQEAIYFYKKYFNAQELLLVTYKDIAKRDPSIQITNENENYIAHSVLSIGKTKVMIAENIMDINEKYKVGNNTSLCIQSADLKEIAFFYKSLITDNRVRVIVPLSKNVFSEAYGEVFN
- the bioD gene encoding dethiobiotin synthase, with protein sequence MKIFVTGTDTDVGKTIISSWLCLHTGYHYFKPIQTGSTLGTDSHEVNKLTGTNVYKEDFLFEKESSPHLAASIECRKIDIEEITLPKVSNLIIEGAGGILVPINETIFMVDLIKKCATPVILVARSTIGTINHTLLSLEALRARNISILGIILNGQYNKDNLKAIEFYGKVKVLASIPTLQHISKENLIKVPFLVELQTIFNII
- a CDS encoding methyltransferase domain-containing protein, which encodes MVFQKAHIKSNFDRASSSYDSVASIQKKCAIELVNYLKKYAATFYPDSILDLGTGTGYIPKILSCYFPESQFTINDLSPNMLAQAKKKLENKKVEFILGDMEIQNFDFHDLVISNLALQWVNDHNKVIKKFYEHSRIFAFSSLLDGTFSEWSKIFIESSLPTPTHQYPSRQALEDYLLSLTPSKCFFNSQEFHLAFSNSSSFIKYLNNLGANYSNQQILVSDLKKIIKTYTDKINITYKVFFGILSK
- a CDS encoding integrase core domain-containing protein, giving the protein MKYRLLSIKMMNFAKALGKATVERDWVVGKLKSLDLLSKKSLVRSKLPNLPKARQCVLLSINRSLIYYKYNCNSDFLKKQIQFIGNTPNMVIDIYTINSAIITGIVKPLKNHNIKISMNGRGRSIDNIVMERFFRTLKYNCIIINDFKNIKALKAGINSYITKYNYQRFHSSINYQKPMNV
- a CDS encoding IS256 family transposase, whose translation is MNNDYVGLVDYKDLEENILSSIRLGKPLTGKGGALTPLIKKLLEASLEGEMAHHLSSERIVNNRRNGKSCKTFRTSSGSFDLVTPRDRTGSFDPQIVKKRQTNLHPELETKILSMFSSGMSYKSIAAHIEEIYDHKVSAAEISAITDSLLPVINEWRNRPLQSVYPIVFMDGMFFKVKEDGKCVSKCLYTLLGIDQEGKKEVLGFYLSESEGANFWLGVLNELKARGVEDILIACVDGLKSFPAAINNAFPNAQVQVCVVHQIRNSIKYVASKDVKRFLTDLKQVYQASNKEVAEHYLLELEEKWGEKYPMVIKSWQNNWEHLSGYFKYSDPVRRLIYTTNPIESLHRQIRQFTKTKGAFTSVNALYKSVYCAIKKMEDKWTMPLRNWALTISQIDIFFPGRVKSELT